A single window of Thermoplasmata archaeon DNA harbors:
- a CDS encoding MoaD/ThiS family protein has product MTIVELISSPKKTVKIKGERLVSEILKELSLTAETHIVLKNGVPVPEDDKVSDSDTIQIIRVFSGG; this is encoded by the coding sequence ATGACAATCGTAGAGTTGATAAGCTCACCCAAAAAGACAGTTAAGATCAAAGGAGAAAGGCTAGTGTCAGAGATATTAAAAGAGCTATCGTTAACTGCTGAAACGCATATAGTTTTAAAAAATGGTGTACCAGTACCAGAAGACGACAAGGTCTCTGATTCTGATACTATTCAAATTATTAGAGTTTTTTCTGGCGGTTAA
- the dnaG gene encoding DNA primase DnaG translates to MNVDPNAAKYLIKAKISAEGVVEKPDVVGAIFGQTEGLLGDELDLRDLQKSGRIGRIEVDIDSKKGKSEGVVYIPSSLDQVESAILAASLETIDRVGPCKASLEILSIEDIRLIKRQKVIERAKQLLSNLISQGKNVSEDLIQVVRDTVEVQEITTFGEDHLPAGPNVAQSDAIVIVEGRSDVINLLKYGIKNTVAVNGTNIPKTIVELTKERIVTAFLDGDRGGDLILKELLQVAELDFIARAPPGREVEELTYKQIVKALRNKMTIEQYLATHGMEEELKAYSEKEKALEVQETVFDKYADTIDDEKDEPNEKTEVKEKQESKNPQYSTDELLNNAFQKKEALLLNSDKTIIERIPLNELVDKLIKEDKNNIKTVITGGIISQRLVDVLYDKGIAEIYGMKIANLTKRPANLKIVAKNP, encoded by the coding sequence ATGAACGTAGATCCTAATGCAGCTAAATATCTTATTAAAGCTAAGATTTCTGCAGAGGGGGTAGTAGAAAAACCAGATGTGGTAGGCGCCATATTTGGGCAGACAGAAGGTTTATTAGGCGATGAGCTAGATCTTAGAGATCTACAAAAAAGTGGGCGAATAGGTAGAATCGAGGTTGACATAGACTCTAAAAAAGGTAAATCAGAGGGTGTAGTATACATCCCTTCCAGTTTAGATCAGGTAGAAAGTGCCATATTGGCTGCATCTTTAGAAACTATTGACCGTGTAGGTCCATGCAAAGCTTCTTTAGAGATACTATCTATAGAAGATATCAGACTCATAAAGAGACAAAAAGTAATTGAAAGAGCAAAACAGCTTTTGAGCAATTTGATCTCACAGGGCAAAAATGTGAGTGAAGATCTGATACAGGTAGTTAGGGACACAGTGGAAGTTCAGGAAATTACCACTTTCGGAGAAGATCATTTGCCAGCAGGGCCTAATGTTGCTCAATCAGATGCAATTGTAATAGTAGAAGGAAGATCAGATGTTATAAACCTGTTAAAGTACGGGATCAAAAATACTGTTGCAGTAAATGGTACTAATATTCCAAAAACGATCGTTGAACTGACTAAAGAGAGAATCGTTACTGCATTTTTGGACGGAGATCGTGGTGGAGATCTAATACTGAAAGAGTTATTGCAGGTTGCAGAACTGGACTTTATAGCACGTGCTCCGCCAGGCAGAGAAGTGGAAGAGCTGACTTACAAGCAGATCGTTAAAGCATTGAGAAATAAGATGACTATAGAACAGTATCTTGCTACCCATGGTATGGAAGAAGAGCTGAAAGCATACTCTGAAAAAGAGAAAGCTTTAGAGGTTCAGGAAACTGTATTTGATAAATATGCAGATACCATAGACGATGAAAAAGATGAGCCCAATGAAAAAACAGAGGTCAAGGAAAAGCAAGAATCTAAAAACCCGCAATATTCTACTGATGAACTATTAAATAATGCCTTTCAAAAAAAAGAGGCTCTGTTGTTAAATTCGGATAAAACAATAATAGAGAGGATACCTTTAAACGAGCTTGTTGATAAGCTAATCAAGGAAGATAAAAACAATATTAAAACTGTGATTACAGGCGGCATAATATCACAGAGGCTCGTGGATGTATTATACGATAAGGGCATCGCTGAAATATACGGTATGAAAATAGCGAATTTGACAAAAAGGCCTGCAAATCTAAAAATTGTCGCTAAAAATCCTTAA
- a CDS encoding DUF6015 family protein yields the protein MASENMTKELDNQLESAKIVYANSLARAIQNGIKSEERKMSYEEAYLTALHILNFFGFQNRIIDNSLEPDDRDIFYIMEDVGILETEREETTLYDGREWRIHYWILNYKRVYELREEQKNVIEEIKTDIYSEMPEDVWNRGE from the coding sequence ATGGCATCTGAAAATATGACTAAAGAACTAGATAATCAATTAGAATCTGCAAAGATCGTGTACGCGAATTCCCTAGCTAGAGCTATACAAAACGGCATTAAAAGTGAAGAGCGGAAAATGAGCTATGAAGAAGCATACTTAACAGCATTGCACATTCTAAACTTTTTCGGATTTCAAAATCGTATTATTGATAATTCGTTAGAGCCTGATGATCGTGATATATTTTATATTATGGAAGATGTGGGAATCTTGGAAACAGAACGTGAAGAAACTACATTATATGACGGTAGAGAATGGAGAATACACTACTGGATCTTGAACTATAAGAGAGTATATGAACTTAGAGAAGAGCAAAAAAACGTAATTGAAGAGATAAAAACAGATATATATAGTGAAATGCCAGAAGATGTTTGGAACAGAGGAGAGTAA